One stretch of Nocardia mangyaensis DNA includes these proteins:
- a CDS encoding thioesterase family protein, whose translation MTRELATHAPFSQVCDLTELTTTDAETGRYVGVIDAAWTIGSKVHGGTMVAASAAAATRWLTEADASLAQMAPIAASSDFLGAPEPGEVEYAVRIRKKGRQICLADADLIQGGRTLVRTAFTFGHLDVTATRWSDTETDMPAEPDATALEYTPDTPMGKIVHVGQVARVHLDAAWADFARGETGAPRARLWIRPLDGDEADPRVRAAFAMMAADMSPPVPINLGHFGWSPTVQMTTYLRRVPAPGWLRVIATAREVGERMFDEDQLVIDCTGAVVAQSRQLALIPAAR comes from the coding sequence TGCCGAGACCGGCCGCTACGTCGGCGTCATCGACGCCGCCTGGACCATCGGTTCCAAGGTGCACGGCGGCACCATGGTCGCCGCCAGCGCCGCCGCGGCGACCCGCTGGCTCACCGAAGCAGACGCCTCGCTCGCCCAGATGGCGCCCATCGCGGCCAGCTCCGACTTCCTCGGCGCCCCCGAGCCCGGCGAGGTCGAGTACGCGGTGCGCATCCGCAAGAAAGGCCGCCAGATCTGCCTGGCCGACGCCGACCTGATCCAGGGCGGTCGCACCCTCGTGCGCACCGCCTTCACCTTCGGCCACCTCGACGTCACGGCGACCCGCTGGAGCGACACCGAGACCGACATGCCCGCCGAGCCCGACGCGACTGCGCTCGAGTACACCCCGGACACTCCGATGGGCAAGATCGTGCACGTCGGCCAGGTGGCGCGGGTTCACCTCGACGCGGCCTGGGCCGACTTCGCCCGCGGCGAGACCGGCGCGCCCCGTGCGCGCCTGTGGATCCGCCCGCTCGACGGCGACGAGGCCGATCCGCGGGTGCGTGCCGCCTTCGCCATGATGGCTGCCGACATGAGCCCGCCGGTGCCGATCAACCTCGGCCACTTCGGCTGGTCGCCGACCGTGCAGATGACCACCTACCTGCGCCGCGTGCCCGCCCCGGGCTGGCTGCGGGTCATCGCGACCGCCCGTGAGGTCGGTGAGCGCATGTTCGACGAGGATCAGCTGGTCATCGACTGCACCGGTGCGGTCGTCGCGCAGAGTCGCCAGCTGGCGCTGATCCCGGCGGCGCGCTGA